ATGTTTGGAGACAGCCTGAAATTAACCAAAAATTATGATTCTTGGTGGTGTTATATTCCTCATTTTGTGCATTCACCCTTTTATTGTTATGCTTATAGTTATGGACAATTACTTGTATTAGCGCTTTTTGGTTTGTATAAATCTCAAAAAACACCTCGTATGAGGGCAAAATTTATTCAAAAATATACAGATTTTCTTTCCCTTGGTGGAAGCAAAAGTCCTAAAGATTTAATTGCTTCATTTGGCTTTAACCTTGAGAGTGATAAATTTTGGCTTATAGGTATGGCTGAAGTGCAAAAAATGCTTGATGAGTTTAAGGAGTTGGTTAATGCACAAAATTCTCTTTCACCCACATTTTAAATTAATCGTGGATACTTATGCTAAAGACACTTTAATGTTTCTTGTGCAAGAGGGCATAAATTTTAATCTTTTATGCGATATAAAGCGCATAAGTTTTTCACCATCGCTACCAGATGAGATTAGTAGCACCTTTAATGACATTACACTTTTTGTGCTTGCTGGCTATACCTTTGAGAGCATTGAGCTAAGGAATGAAGATATTACTTTTGAGGCAGGTTTTGGTAACGAAAATATTGGAAGCTTGGTAAGTATTCCTTATGGGGGCATTGTGCAAATATTACTTCACGATAACGATTTATTACGTGAGATTCCATTATTTACCAATGTAAGCCACCCTTGCTTTTATAATCTTTCTCCAGAAGAGATAGAACAAATTACTTTTGTGCAGCAAGAAGGCTTAGAACAATCAAGTCTTGCATTTGCTTCTAGCTTGCAAAATAGCAGATTTTTTAAAAAATAATTAACCTTTTAAGGGAGAGTATAAATGAAATATGTTAAGATTGCTAACCCACATTTTAAAAACTTTAGAAAAAGGGGGTGCTATGGACAAAGTGCATCTTGAAGCTTTTACTTTTGAGGCAGGTGTAGATTATTTGCCTTATTATAAAAAATTTGTATTTCGCTTTAATCAAAACCAAACACTTAAAGATATACTCCACTTTCTTAAAAGCGAAATAGAGGGCTATGGCTGCGATACAAATGCTTTGGCGTTGCGTATTAATGGCATAGCAGTTTTTGAAGACATTGATATTATTGAGCTTATACAACAATTTGGTGAGCAATGGCAGATTGAACCTCTTAGCACTTATTATGCTTCTAAAGACTTGCTTTTTGATAGGCAAATGTTATGGAAACGATACGAATCATTTTTCGTATGGGCAGATTTTTTGAGTGTGGAAGAGAGAGAAGAGTTTGAAAAATATCTTGCTCTTAATTTGATTACCCCTATGAAAAATGACATATATTTAGGCGATGGCTTTTTCCTGTATCTTAAATGGATTCTCTCTCGCCACCCAGATAGAATCAAAGCCATTCGCGAATGGATTCTTGATACGCAAAGTGGCATATTGAATTTTGTGAGTCTTGCAGATATGGTATATCCACGTGCCAATGCGATTGATGAGGAGATATGGGAGTTTATGAGAGATATTGTATTTTCTTCAGAATCTCAACAATGGAAGCATCTATACACACTTAAAGTTCAAAAATAAAAGATAGAGGTGGAGTAATGAAATATATTATTTATGATAAATATGAAAATGCACAGGCATTACTTTGTAGCGTTAAGGAGCTTTTTGCACAACTTAAACTAGAAGTGCTCACTCCTCCAGTGTCATTGGCTGATTGTGGGGGATATTGGGCACGATTAGTGCAAAAAGATGATTTGATACGCAATGTTGCCTATAATCTTGCTCTTGCAAATGCCCAAAATGCTACGCTTGTATTTTTAGAAGAAGATGCTTACGCAAACGCTCTATATGTTAAAACAATCATAGAATCTGATTTGAAACTTATGCGTCAAATTGAGACAGAATATCTTCATAAGTTCAATTTACTTTATGATAGTAAAGTGCAAATGAGTTATTTGCCTGATTTGCTTAATGGGTGCGATGTGAATGCGTTAATTTGTAAAAAATTTACGACATTTTCATCTGTAATACTTCGTGGCGCATATCAAGCACATTTGTCCAAAAGCACCAATCATAGAATTTATGAGCAAATTGATTTAAAATGTATTGACACACCCATTTCTTATCAATATTATGCACATTTGCTCAATGTCAATCCACAGAGTGCATTTTATAATGGCGCGAAGCTTTTTTTTGATTTAGCAGATTTGGGCATAGATTTTATTTTGAGTCATTCACTTAGTCAATTTAATATGCTTGATGCACAGCGTGCGCAGCTTTGTAAAGCATATAATCGTGATAATATCGCCTTACCCATTCTCTTTTTGCCTCAAATTTTGCTTTTAGCATTTGGTGAAAAGGATAAAACTAAGCTTGGCTTTGCATATCATAAACAAAAGGTGGAGTTGATATAAATGCAAATATTTCTTAAATTTCTTCTTGCGGCGATTGTTGGTTCAACTTGGTATCATTTTGGCGGAGGAGATTCGGCAATGGCATTGATATTTTTCTTTGTCATTTTAGGTGTGTTATTTATGAAGCCTATTCGCTATCAAGACCCTAAGAGGCGAGAGGAATATATGCAAAGAATACGTGATAGTAGAGAGCGTAAAATTGCGCTTGAAAATGAGCGCTTAGAGGAATTAAAGCGTCTTAAAAAGAATGCGCTTGAGCAAGAAGAAAAGCTTAAAAAGGATTTTGAACAACGAATTAATAAACGTTAAATTAAATTTTTGCTACAATAGTGTTTAAATCAATAAAAAGGGACAGATTCACAATGGAAATCGTGTTATTACTTATCGCTGGCGTGGTAGTGTATTTTCTTTACAATACTTTACAAGAATACCTTAAAAACCCTCTTCATCAGAATCCACAATTTAATACAAGTCGCATAGACAATACGCCGATAGATTTTAAAAATCCTTATCAAGAAATGACACAAATTGACAAAGTAAAATCAAGCGAATTTGGTGTGTTAGCTGCGATTTTAGGACGCGTAGTGTGGAGTGATGAGAAAATGTGCCCACTTGAAGAACAGCTTGTTGATGAAATGCTTACAGATATGGCGCAAGAGGCAAAGAATCCAAAAATGAGCAAGGAAGAGCTCAAAGATATACTCATAGAACAAAAATCTTCAAATATTACCCTTGAAGAGTTGTGTGATGAATATGTAATGCTTACAAAAGGTGAGTATAAAAAACGTTTAAAAGTTGTAGAGTTTTTATTTGTCATCGCTTATGCTGATGGTTCGCTTGCAGAAAGTGAGCGTGATTGCATTATTGATATTGCGGCATTGTTTGAAATCTCCAATGAGGATTTTAATACTCTTTTTGAGCAATTTGAGCAAGAGTATGCTAAAGAAATATCAATGAATAAAGAAAGGGCAAAAGAAATTTTTGATATAAAAGATGAAGATATAACAAAGGAAAGTTTAGCACGCAAATATAATGAGCTTATCAAAAGTGCCAAACAAAATATTTTTGACAATAAAAATATCAATAAAAGCTTTCATAATACTTCGCTTATACAGATTAAGGAGATTGATAGAGCTTATACATTGCTTTTAGAATCTTTCGCCGATAGCAGCTCTTCAGCAGAAGATTCCAAAGAAAGAAATAAAGAAAAAGTTACGAAAAAAGAGGATAAGGCGGACAAAGGTTGGGATTTTTAGGAATAGAGTTTGCTTTGATGTTGTAACCTTGATGGAGGATTCAATATGGATATTACAAAAATTAACCACAATGGTGGTGTGCAAGGTATGCTTGCTAATATTTATAATGTAGAAAATCAGCCAAGAAATGCAAATGAAAGTAAGGAAAGCGAACAAAAGCTTAATGGCGTAGATAGTGTGCATAATAAAGATAAAAGCATACAATCTTTGCAATCTGCAGATATTTCTAGACGCATAGAAGATAGATTCTCTCCTTCCCAAGAGCTTAAAAAAGCTCGTGAGATTGGCGGAGAGCTTGAGGGAGGTTTTAGAGATAAAACTTCATTTGAGAATCTCTCCGATACGCTCAAAAAAGAAGGTTTGATTAATAGCAATGAAAGAGTAGCAATGGAGTATTTAAAAAATCATTCATCAAAAGTAAGCTTTGATGAATTTGATAAAATTGCCGCAAATGATAATCACAGCAAAGAAATGCAAGGATTGATAGATTCTGTGCTGAATAAGATGAAATTTGTTGATAATGTCAATGGTGGAATTTTCTAATCTCTATAAAGGAGAGTGTTGCCACTAAAATCTTGTAGTCGCGCACTTATGTTTTCAAGATAAAAAATTGCAAAATGAGGGTGGGCAGGATTATTATCAAAGATTTGGGCTACTCGCTCGTATTTTGCCATTAATGCTTCTTTTGCATCAAGATGATTAACAATACGTGCCTCGCCTCTAATGCGCAATGAAAGAATATCCGCTGTGCTGATACATATTTCTACTCCTGCGTGTTGCTCAATATGTTTGCAAAGATTTTTGTTTTTAGAAGTCCCAAAATAAATCTTACCATTATGGAGAATATGGGAGATTATCGGACGCACTCGTGGATTCCCACAAGTGCCCTTAGTAGCAAGATACAGGACACCTAAATCCAAAATCTTGCCAATTTCTGTGAGCGTAAGACTTTCCATTTTGCGTCTATTTTATTGCTGCTAGAGCTTTTTCATAATTTGGTTCTTGCGTGATTTCCTCACAAATCTCTGTATAAATCACTTTTCCTTGAGGGTCAATTATAAGCACTGCACGCGTAAGTAGCCCCACAAGCGGAGAAGATTGTAAGAGTAAGCCATAAGCCTTGCCAAAATCTTTTGTTACAAAATCACTCAAAGTAGAGAGATTCTCTATACTTTCGGTGCTACAAAATCTCCCTTGTGCAAAAGGTAAATCCATTGAAACCACATATACATTTGCATTTTGCAATGTAGCGGCTTCTTGATTGAAACGTCTTGTTTGTGTTGCACATACACCTGTATCAAGGCTTGGCACGACATTAATGATTTGATACTTTCCGCTTGCCCCACCTATTTGCACCTGTGATAGGTCTTTTGCAGTAAGTTTGACTTGAGGAGCGTTATCGCCAACTTTAATTGTATTTGCACTTAATTGCGCTGGAGTGCCTTTAAATTTTACTTCCATTTTAGTCCTTTTTATTTATTTAATGTATCTTTTGATACAATCAAGTATTCTAACCAAAGGGAGTTAATTGATTACTAAATGTTACTTACTTGATACCTCTATTATTCTTGATGATACACAAAATATTATCTTTTTGTGGCAAAACGCACAAAATGAGCTTTTTATATCTGATGTTGTTATTGAAGAGCTTGATAAAAAGAAAGATTTACAAAATGAAACAGGTTTCTTTGCACGTGAGTTTTTTCGCTGCATTAATAGTGAAAGTGTAGAGAATGAAAAGATTGCACAGAATAGCTCAAGCAATGAAGTGCTAATGCGCATTGCTAAAGATAACAATGACTTTATTCAAACTCTCCTTTTTAAATATGAGAATTTTGCTATTCCTTTTACACTTATTTATCGTCCAAAATATAAACTTTTACCACAAGAGCATAGTTATAATGATTCTAAACTCATTGAAATTGCGCGAGATTATAAACTCGTGCTTTTAAGCAATGATATTTCGCTCAAAGTGCGCGCTCAAGCACAAGGTGTTTGTGCCCAATCACTTTTTCGTGATAGGGTTGAGAATCCAAGTGATATTGATTTTTGGACATCTTTTGAGGTGCATAAAGATACGCCTTTGGAGCATTTAAAAGATAATACAAAATTTCAGAATCTTACACAATGGAGTCTTATCCAAATTGATGAAATGGATAATACAGATAATTCATTGTATAAAACAGGTAAGAGAATCTTTGGACTTAAGATAGGTGAGGCATTTGAGGAACTCAATCTTGATGAGATTCTTAAAAATCACCAACCTTATATTATGCCTATTAACTTAGAGCAAAAAATGTTTTATGCACTCCTCACACACGCACAAAATAATCTCACTATTGCCACAGGTTCAACAGGAAGTGGTAAAACGCTTATAGCACTTCAAGCAGGTATTACTCTTGTCAAAAATGGTGTAGTTGATGGTATTATCTATATGCGTAATACAATTACTGCAAATGATAAAGAAGCGGAGCTTGGTTATCGTAAGGGAGATGAGAATCAAAAATTGGGATATTTTATGTATCCGCTTTATGGTGCTATAAATTTTACTATTGATAAACTTCAAGAAAGCTCACTTGCCAAACGCATTGAATATCGTGGCGAGGTTAATGGCATACAAAAGCAAGATGCAACTGAATATTTCCTCCAAAAGCATAAAATTGAAATAGTGGATATTGCTCACGCACGAGGGATTAGTATTGGTAATAAATTTGTTATTTTTGATGAAGTGCAAAATGCTTCAAATGCTACGATTAAACTTATTGGCACGCGTATAGGTGAGGGGAGTAAGATTGTATTTTTGGGAGATTGGGCGCAGATTGACCACCCATATTTGAGCAAGTTTCGTAATGGTGCATTAAGCTTGCTCACTAAGGCACTTAGAGATGATTTTATCGCCGGGATTCACTTACATCAAACTATACGAAGTGATGTGGCAAGCTGGTTTGGGGAGAATTTTTGAAAAAGTCATTATTTAGAATCTGTTTTATTTTGCTTATATCAAGTATCACGATGTATGGTGCGCGCCCTATGATTAATGATGATGCACGCGTGGTAGATAGACACTCCTGCCAACTTGAAACTTGGGGATTATATAATGGCGATATAGCTGAATATTGGATAGTGCCCGGTTGTAATTTGTTTCTTGATATGGAAATAAGTTTGGGTGGAATGATGAGTAATGCGCCCATTCAGCAGGGGTTAGCTGATGAAAGATTTGGCGGAAGACAGCTTGTAACAGGAGTAAAAAAGATTTTCAAAGATGTAGAATCTGATGGATATAGTTTTGGTTTGGCATTAGGCAATGTTTATAATTTTAAACGTTCTAAATACAGAAATGAATATTATATATATGCTCCTATAAGTGCAGCTTTTTTTGATAATACTTTGCTTTTGCATTCCAATATTGGCTACAAGCTTAAGCGTGATAATGGAGATAGACAAATTTATAATGTTGGCTTAGGATTAGAGCAGGAAGTGAGCCAAAGACTATGGATTCTTGGGGAATTTTTTTATGAGCGGTTTGATACACTCAAATACCAGTTGGGGCTTAGAATCTGGCTTATCCAAGATAGAATTCAACTTGATGGCACTTATGGTAATGCCTTTTCAGGGAGAGAGAGCTGGGTATCTTTAGGATTGCGATTCTTGTCTCCACCAATATTTTAATTGTATATTCAAACACAAGGATAAAGATGAAAAATTATATATTGATGTATTTATTATGGCTAGTTATGGCAATTTTTATACAAGCTTGTGCGTCTTTGGGAGTGCAAAAACCTCTTGTATATAATGTGCAGGTAGGAAGCTTTAGTAATGTAGAGAATGCTGGACAATTAGTAGATTCTCTTAATCAGAAAGGACTTGATGCATTTTTGTTCAAAGAAGATAATATGTATAAAGTGCGCTTTGGGAATTACAAAAATTTTGATCACGCAAAAACACAGGCACAAATATATAAAGAACAAGGGCTTATAGGCGAGTTTTTTGTCCTCTCTCCTCAAAAATATGCACACAAAAATGATACAAAATATAAAAAATCAAAGAATATAAGAGATGATATTGTAGAGAGTGCTCATCAGTATCTTGGTGTGCCATATAAATGGGGCGGCACTTCAGAATCTGGTTTTGACTGCAGTGGGCTAACACATTCTGTATATCGTCTCAATGGTATTTCACTCCCTCGTTCATCGTATGAACAATATAATGAGGGAGATTCTATCAGCAAGAGCAAACTCAAAAAAGGCGATTTGGTATTTTTCATTACCAATAGGGGTAAGAGGGTGAATCACGTGGGTATTTATATCGGCAATGATGAGTTTATCCACGCTCCGAGTAAAGGAAAAGTAGTGAGTAAGGCGCGTTTAGATTCTACTTATTGGACTAAAGCCTATAAAGGTGCAAGGAGCTATTTTTAAATTGATATTTATCAATTTATGTTATTATGCGGGTTTTACAAAAAGGAGTCAAAATGAAATTTCTTCGCTACTTTGAATATGCTGTTATGATGCCCAAAAAACTTAAGAAAGTTTATGACAAACTCAATGCCCAAGATAGAAATTTTAGCTCTTTGAGCACTTTACTTTCTGCTCAAATGGCAGCACATAGAAATAATTTAGATGTAGTGCTAGAGCTCTCAAGGGCTTTTATTACTCCAAAAATGATACACAATACAGACAATGCTTTAAAATATCTTTCCCTTGTAAGACCATTCCGCCACCATTCTTTTAAATTTGTGCGTATAGGTGGAACTGCCGATGGTGGATATTGTTTATTATGCCCCCCCCCCCATTAAAAGCGATTCTCTCCCAAAATGTGTTTCATTAGGCGTATCTGATTATTCTCCCTTTGATTTAGAAATGGCAGATATGGGTTATGAAGTACTTGAATATGATGCGAGTATAAAATCTTCTCCTTATCCCAATCATCCAAGGATAAAATTTTTTAAGAAATTCGTAGGCGCTGTGGAATCTCACAATACCACTACGCTTATACAAATTATTAATGAAAATAAATTTGATGAAAGAGCACATAATATATTGCAATGTGATATTGAAGATGCTGAATGGGAACTACTTGAAAACATTGATATAAGCCTTCTTGCAAAATATTTCCCTCAAATACTTTTTGAATTTCATAATTGTAACCCAGATGATGAAGCATTGACGCAAAGACGTTTAGCTGTATTGGCAAAATTAAATGAATACTATTGCCCTATTCATACACATTTTAATCATAATGGGGGGCTTTTGTTTGCTCAAAATCTACTTTTTTCTTCCTTGCTTGAAGTATCTTATTTGCGCAAAGATTTAATACCAAATAATGCAGAGCCATTAATAGGAAGCGCGACACTTCCAAATTTGGATTATCCTAATATTCCACATTACCCAGATATTCCTGTGATATTTGGATAATGGATTGCTCTTAAGGGTTAGATTCTCTCATAAGGGGCAATAAGCACCCTTTATGAATGTTATTTGTTGAGTGATTTTTCTACTTCTACGACTTTTTGCCAAGTGGCAATAACAGAATCAGGATTAAGTGAAATAGAGCTAATACCTTCTTTGACAAGAAATTCAGTAACTTCAGGGTAATCACTCGGAGCTTGCCCACAAATACCAACATATTTGTTATGACGCTTACACGATTCTATGGCTTTTTTAAACATTGCAAACATTGCAGGATTGCGCTCATCAAAGATATGGCTTACGAGTTGTCCATCTCTATCTACACCGAGCGTGAGTTGGGTTAAGTCATTTGAGCCAATTGAGAATCCATCAAACATATTTAAAAATTCATCAGCCAAAATCACATTCACAGGCAATTCGCACATAACATAAATTTCTAAATCATTTTTGCCAGATTCTAATCCGTTACGCCGCATAATTTCAAGCACCTTTTTTCCTTCCTCTGGTGTGCGCAAAAATGGAATCATCACTTTCATATTCGTAAGCCCCATTTCATTGCGCACCATTGCAAGAGCCTGACATTCCCATTCAAAAGCTATACGATATTGGTCAGAATAATATCTGCTTGCCCCGCGATAGCCAAGCATTGGATTCTCTTCGTGTGGTTCATACGCCATTCCACCTAGCATACCACGATATTCATTTGATTTAAAATCACTTGTGCGCACTATAACAGGATTAGGATAGAAAGCCGAACAAATCATACCGATACCTTCAGCAATTTTCTTTGTAAAAAAATCTTTTGGATTTTCATAACCAGATATTATTTTCTCAATTTCTGATTTTTCTTTCAAGCCTTTGGTGTTACCATTTTGAATATCAAGGAGGGCAAGAGGGTGTGCCTTGATTTGATTAAGCACGATAAGTTCCATACGCGCTAAGCCTACGCCGTGATTTGGAATCTGCGAGAAACCAAATGCTTTTTCAGGGTTGCCTACATTCATATAAATTTTAGTTTTTGGATTTCCAAGATTATCAAGCTCAATGCTCTCAATTTCATATTCGTGAATGCCATCATAGATATAGCCCTCTTCGCCTTCTGCACAAGAGATTGTAACCTCCATACCGCTATATAGTCTATCTGTTGCTCCAATAGCTCCTACAATCGCAGGCACACCTATTTCTCTAGCAACAATCGCCGCGTGGCAAGTGCGCCCACCACGATTAGTGATAACTGCTGCAGCTTTTTTCATCGCTGGCTCCCAATCTGGGTCAGTATTATCGGTTACAAGAATCTCACCTTCTTTGAAGCTATCCATATGTTCTATGTCGTTGATAATACGCACTTTTCCTGAACCGATTTTACCCCCTATGGCTTTTCCTACGAGGATAATTTCTTTTTTGACTTCGGGATTGACAAATTTAAACTTTTCTAGCTTTTGCCCATTACCTTTTTTATTTTTTTGACTTTGCACTGTTTCTGGGCGGGCTTGAACGATGAAAATTTCGCCACTATCGCCATCTTTTGCCCATTCCATATCCATAGGGCGATATTCTCCTGCCTCTTTTGTATAATGCTCCTCAATTTTTATCGCATAACGCGCAAGTGTAAGAATATCTGTATCGCTAATAGAAAAAGTTTTCATCTCGCGTTGAGTTGTTTTGATATTTTTGGTAGGGTGTTCGCTTCCACGTGGTGCATAAACCATTTTTTGATGTTTGTGTCCAAGCTGACGTTTAATAATAGGACGTTTTCCCTCTTTGAGTGTGGGCTTAAACACATAAAATTCATCAGGATTGACCGTGCCGCCTACGACATTTTCGCCAAGTCCCCAAGATGAAGTGATAAAGACAGCATCTTTAAAACCTGTTTCTGTATCAATACTAAACATTACCCCTGCACTTCCTTTGTCTGCACGCACCATTTTTTGCACTCCCACAGAAAGAGCAACTTTAAAATGGTCAAATCCTCTTGAAGCACGATAGCTTACAGCTCTATCAGTAAAGAGCGAAGCAAGGCAAGATTTGATGTAATGTATAAGCTCTGTTTTGCCTTTTACATTGAGATAAGTATCTTGTTGTCCAGCAAAACTCGCATCGGGCAAATCTTCGGCTGTTGCAGAGCTACGTACAGCTACATCAGCCTCTTTCATACCATATTCAGCACTTAAAATCTCATATGCTTGAAAAATCTCTTTGCGCAAATCATCAGGAAAGGGTGTGCCAAAGATAAGTTCGCGGATTTTTTTAGAACGTGTTTTAAGCACATCTATTTCAGTTACATCAACACCATCAAGCAAATTAATAATTGTCTGTCTAATACCACCAGAATCTAACAGATACCAATATGCTTCACTTGTGATAGCAAAACCATTAGGGACTTTAATACCCTCGCTCACAAGTTCTTGAAACATTTCACCTATACTTGCATTTTTACCGCCTACAATCGGCACATCTTTATTGTTGAGTTCTTTAAAAAACTTAATATATTTCATACGCTGTACCTTACATTGTTATTTTATAACTAGAGCGAATATTGTAGTTAATCAAAGTTTATCCCAAACTTAAAAAGTGTAATTCTCAAACAAAAGCGAAAAAAAGCATAAGTTGTGATAAAATCTACACTTTTTAATTTTAGCAATGATTGAGGTGGCAATGACAAGTATTACACATCTTTTGAGCGAGATTCAAGATATTGATGAGGCTTTAAGAGTTCATAAGCTTTCAAAACAAGATTATGAGGAGATTCTTAAGATTTTACAGCGTCCCCCAAATCTTATAGAGTTAGGGATTTTTTCGGCAATGTGGAGTGAGCATTGTAGTTACAAATCAAGCAAAAAGTATCTTAATGGATTCCCTACGAAAGCTCCTTGGGTTGTGCAAGGACCGGGTGAAAATGCAGGCATAATAGATATTGGAGATAATCTTTGTGCAGTTTTTAAGATAGAATCCCATAATCACCCGAGTTTCATTGAGCCTCACGCGGGGGCTGCTACTGGCGTAGGTGGGATTATGCGCGATATTTTCACAATGGGAGCGCGTCCGATAGCTTTGCTTAATTCTATTCGTTTTGGCGATGTGAATGACCAAGGAGCACTTGGCAAAAAACATCGCTATTTGCTACGAGGTGTGGTAGAGGGCATAGGGAGCTATGGAAATTGTATGGGAGTGCCGACTATCGGGGGTGAAATGAGCTTTGAATCTTGCTATAATGGCAATATTTTAGTCAATGCGTTTTGTCTAGGATTGGTCAAAAAAGATGAGATTTTTTATGGCAAGGCTGAAGGCGTGGGGAATCCTGTTATTTATGTGGGAAGTAAAACAGGACGCGATGGCTTAGGTGGGGCAGTGATGAGCAGTGATAGTTTTAGCTCCACTTCAAAGGCTATGCGCTCTGCAGTGCAAATAGGCGACCCATTTGCAGAAAAACTCTTGCTTGAAGCGTGTTTGGAGCTTTTTAGGCAAGATTTAATTGTCGGCATTCAAGATATGGGTGCAGCTGGGCTCACAAGCTCAAGTTTTGAGATGGCAGGACGCAGTGGCAGTGGTATGATTATGCACCTTGATAAAGTGCCTATGCGTGAAGAGGGAATGAATCCCTACGAATTAATGCTAAGCGAATCTCAAGAGAGAATGCTCATTTGTGCGAAAAAAGGCTGTGAGCAGCAGATATTAGATATATTTGCTAAATGGGAAGTAGATGCAGCAATTATTGGAGAAGTTACAAAAAGTGGCGTTATGGAACTTTTTTGGGACGGAGAGAAGTGTGCGGAGATTCCTATCAAGGAACTAAGTGAAAAGACTCCTATGCTTGATATGCCTGTGCGCCCTCTAGTGCTCCAAACTCATAAGGCTAATCAGCTCAAAACATCTCTAGGTGTGCAAGAAATTTTTATAACCTTGCTTGAAAGCGTAGAGGTTGCAAATAAAAAGTGGGTGTATAGCCAATATGATAGTAGTGTGCAAAGCAACACTATTACTCCTGCAGGGAGTGGCGATGCAAGTATGATACGCATAAAGGGCACAAAGAGTGCATTGAGTATGAGTGTAGATTGCAATATGCGTTATTGTTACCTTGACCCAAGAGAGGGGGCAAAGATTGCGGTAGCTACTTCTGGGAGAAATTCCATTGTCAATGGGGCAAAGCCTTTAGCGATTAGTGATTGTCTCAATTTTGGCTCACCACATAATCCTGAAGTAATGTGGGCATTTAAAGAAGTGTGTGAGGGCATTAAGGAATCTTGCAAAGTCTTAAATACTCCTGTGGTAAGCGGCAATGTTTCTTTGCATAATCAAAGTGATGGCGTAGATATTTATCCCACGCCTTCCATTGTAAGTGTGGGCTTGATAGATGATGTAAGTAAGGTAGTGCGCTCAACATTCCAAACACAAGGTAATATGCTTGTCCTACTTGGTGAAATCAAAGCTGAATTTGGTGGTTCTTTAGCACAAAAGATTCTGGAAGGGCATATTTATGGACAGATTCCAAGTATTGATTTGGCACGCGAGCTTACTTTATGGCATCTCA
This DNA window, taken from Helicobacter sp. MIT 21-1697, encodes the following:
- the purL gene encoding phosphoribosylformylglycinamidine synthase subunit PurL → MTSITHLLSEIQDIDEALRVHKLSKQDYEEILKILQRPPNLIELGIFSAMWSEHCSYKSSKKYLNGFPTKAPWVVQGPGENAGIIDIGDNLCAVFKIESHNHPSFIEPHAGAATGVGGIMRDIFTMGARPIALLNSIRFGDVNDQGALGKKHRYLLRGVVEGIGSYGNCMGVPTIGGEMSFESCYNGNILVNAFCLGLVKKDEIFYGKAEGVGNPVIYVGSKTGRDGLGGAVMSSDSFSSTSKAMRSAVQIGDPFAEKLLLEACLELFRQDLIVGIQDMGAAGLTSSSFEMAGRSGSGMIMHLDKVPMREEGMNPYELMLSESQERMLICAKKGCEQQILDIFAKWEVDAAIIGEVTKSGVMELFWDGEKCAEIPIKELSEKTPMLDMPVRPLVLQTHKANQLKTSLGVQEIFITLLESVEVANKKWVYSQYDSSVQSNTITPAGSGDASMIRIKGTKSALSMSVDCNMRYCYLDPREGAKIAVATSGRNSIVNGAKPLAISDCLNFGSPHNPEVMWAFKEVCEGIKESCKVLNTPVVSGNVSLHNQSDGVDIYPTPSIVSVGLIDDVSKVVRSTFQTQGNMLVLLGEIKAEFGGSLAQKILEGHIYGQIPSIDLARELTLWHLILEASDARLLESAKDIGEGGLAITLAKMALGNGEHQPIGCNVHTSLPSQLLFAPSQSCVVVEITANNFNTFTQMAKKHKVAFTEIGCVGGDIFCVDEINISLEEMSKLYFESFEKVICQDL